One genomic window of Actinoalloteichus hoggarensis includes the following:
- a CDS encoding ComEC/Rec2 family competence protein: MTKSTMRRDLRLVPSAVAVWAVTLIGVHVGHAAAFCCGALAVLLMLGSLLCARRGVRLARRMTAGVLAAGLLAAAAATGVGVRERHASTHPLREAAEHGDEARVRIRLTDDPARLATAGYGSDPGDGRLLLRARLTSMDVDGQRDETSGRLIALADEAGWSELLPGQRATAEGTLSPPRPGDLTVAVLRVRGPPLDVGPVSWWQRAADTVRDGLRTASEVLHPDPAGLLPALVVGDTTRQSPQVEEEFQAAGLTHLTAVSGANLAILCGAVLLVCRAASLGPFPSTVAAAVALVGFVILARPEPSVLRAAAMGSVTLLALVLGRQRCALPALAGAVIGLLLVLPELATHPGFALSVAATTGLVLLAPGMAGAMRDRGVPIGIAEALAVAVAAQVATAPLIAGLSGEVSLISILANLLAGPVVAPATLLGVLAALASPFHLGTAEMLVRLAGPAVWWLVAVGRHAAAVPAARLDWPAGVTGGVLLTVVLLALVVAVRFRRLRVLLVATVLLAVLFLLPGRFVYSGWPPKEWTVVACDVGQGDAVVLATGEPGRAVVVDVGPDTGAVHACLRDLGVRSIALIVLSHLHADHVGGLTSALTGRDVEAIAVGPVRVPEWAHAKVLESAAAADVPVVALDVGRRLAWPELRLEVLGPVNPSSRVDEDSGTEVNDHSVVLRATTRAGRVLLTGDIELAGQAELLRSGVDLEAEVLKVPHHGSRYTAPRFLAAVRPRTALISVGGDNRYGHPSTMVVEELSALGSVVLRTDQGGDVAVAARGGDPVVVRRSPGSTS; the protein is encoded by the coding sequence ATGACGAAGTCGACTATGCGTCGGGATCTCCGCCTGGTGCCCTCTGCCGTAGCGGTCTGGGCAGTGACTCTGATCGGCGTGCACGTCGGCCATGCGGCTGCGTTCTGCTGTGGTGCTCTGGCTGTGCTGCTGATGCTCGGCAGTCTGCTGTGCGCGCGACGCGGGGTGCGGCTCGCAAGACGTATGACGGCGGGTGTCCTCGCGGCGGGTCTGCTCGCCGCCGCGGCGGCGACGGGTGTAGGAGTACGAGAGCGTCACGCGAGCACGCACCCGTTGCGGGAGGCGGCTGAGCATGGCGACGAGGCACGGGTTCGGATACGGCTCACCGATGACCCGGCACGGCTGGCGACCGCGGGCTACGGGAGCGACCCGGGCGACGGGAGACTGCTGCTGCGGGCTCGGCTGACGTCGATGGACGTCGACGGACAGCGGGACGAGACGAGTGGACGGCTGATCGCTCTCGCCGACGAGGCCGGTTGGTCCGAGCTTCTGCCGGGGCAGCGGGCGACGGCCGAGGGGACGTTGTCGCCGCCCCGTCCCGGTGACCTGACGGTGGCGGTGCTTCGGGTGCGTGGCCCGCCGCTCGACGTCGGGCCCGTCTCATGGTGGCAGCGTGCGGCCGACACGGTGCGAGACGGCCTGCGAACGGCGTCGGAGGTTCTGCATCCCGATCCGGCGGGCCTGCTGCCCGCCTTGGTGGTCGGTGACACCACGCGGCAGTCGCCTCAGGTGGAGGAGGAGTTCCAGGCGGCGGGGCTGACACATCTGACCGCCGTGTCCGGCGCCAACCTGGCGATCCTGTGCGGAGCGGTGCTGCTGGTCTGCCGGGCGGCGAGCCTGGGCCCGTTTCCGTCCACGGTGGCTGCGGCGGTGGCACTGGTCGGGTTCGTCATCCTCGCTCGTCCGGAGCCGAGCGTGCTCAGGGCGGCGGCGATGGGATCGGTGACCCTGCTCGCGCTGGTGCTGGGCAGGCAGCGTTGTGCGCTGCCCGCGTTGGCGGGCGCGGTGATCGGGCTCCTGCTGGTGTTGCCCGAGCTGGCGACACATCCGGGTTTCGCGCTGTCGGTCGCGGCGACGACGGGCCTGGTGCTGTTGGCGCCCGGGATGGCGGGGGCGATGCGCGATCGGGGTGTGCCGATCGGCATCGCCGAGGCGCTCGCGGTCGCGGTGGCGGCGCAGGTGGCCACGGCACCGCTGATCGCCGGGCTGTCCGGGGAGGTCAGTCTGATCTCGATCCTGGCGAATCTGTTGGCCGGGCCCGTGGTCGCGCCCGCGACGCTGTTGGGGGTGTTGGCTGCGCTGGCCTCGCCGTTTCACCTGGGCACCGCTGAGATGCTCGTGCGTCTGGCGGGGCCTGCGGTGTGGTGGCTCGTCGCGGTCGGCAGGCATGCCGCTGCCGTTCCCGCGGCACGGCTCGACTGGCCTGCCGGTGTGACAGGCGGGGTACTGCTCACGGTGGTCCTGCTGGCCCTGGTGGTGGCCGTGCGCTTCCGGCGGCTTCGTGTGCTGCTGGTGGCGACGGTGCTGTTGGCGGTCTTGTTCCTGTTGCCGGGCAGGTTCGTCTATTCGGGTTGGCCTCCGAAGGAGTGGACGGTGGTGGCCTGCGACGTCGGGCAGGGCGACGCCGTGGTGTTGGCCACGGGGGAACCCGGTCGTGCGGTGGTGGTGGATGTCGGACCGGACACCGGGGCGGTGCACGCTTGTCTTCGCGATCTGGGGGTGCGGTCCATCGCTCTGATCGTCCTGAGTCATCTCCATGCCGACCATGTGGGCGGGCTCACGTCGGCGTTGACCGGTCGGGACGTCGAGGCGATCGCGGTGGGCCCGGTCCGGGTGCCCGAATGGGCCCACGCGAAGGTGCTGGAGTCCGCCGCAGCGGCGGACGTGCCCGTCGTCGCGCTTGATGTCGGACGACGGCTGGCCTGGCCAGAGCTGCGGTTGGAGGTGCTGGGGCCGGTGAACCCCTCGTCGAGGGTCGATGAGGATTCGGGAACGGAGGTCAACGACCACTCTGTGGTGTTGCGGGCGACGACCCGGGCGGGCCGGGTGCTTCTGACGGGCGACATAGAGCTGGCCGGACAGGCGGAGCTGCTGCGATCGGGGGTGGATCTCGAGGCCGAGGTGCTCAAGGTTCCGCATCACGGATCGCGGTACACCGCTCCGAGATTTCTCGCGGCGGTTCGTCCGCGAACGGCGTTGATCAGTGTGGGAGGTGACAATCGCTACGGGCATCCGAGCACGATGGTGGTGGAGGAGCTGTCCGCGTTGGGCTCCGTGGTACTGCGTACCGATCAAGGCGGCGACGTCGCGGTGGCCGCTCGCGGCGGCGATCCGGTCGTCGTCCGACGGTCTCCGGGGAGCACGTCGTAG
- the thrC gene encoding threonine synthase produces MTTTLRTNATLDLGPAAALSCRECGNRTPLAAEFACAECFGPLEVAYEFGTIRREDIEAGPRSIWRYRGLLPVPADVDDHANTQPGLTRLIRADRLGAELGLKNLWVKDDTGNPTHSFKDRVVAVALAAARQLGFTVLACPSTGNLANAVAAAAARAGWRSVVLIPSSLERAKVLTTAVYDGALIAVDGNYDDVNRLATELAAEHEDWAFVNVNVRPYYAEGSKTLAFEVAEQLGWRLPEQIVVPIASGAQLTKVDKGFQELGTLGLVEPTPYRVFGAQATGCSPVSTAFRSGGDVVHPVRPDTIARSLAIGAPADGPYVLDAVRRTGGAIDDVSDDEVVAGIRLLARTEGVFTETAGGVTVATTKKLVEAGKLDPEAETVLLITGDGLKTLDAVADHVGPKATVPPSSKAVHEALGY; encoded by the coding sequence ATGACGACGACCCTGCGCACGAATGCCACGCTGGATCTCGGTCCCGCCGCCGCCCTGTCCTGTCGGGAATGCGGCAATCGGACTCCGTTGGCCGCCGAGTTCGCCTGCGCCGAGTGCTTCGGTCCGCTGGAGGTGGCCTATGAGTTCGGCACGATTCGCCGTGAGGACATCGAGGCCGGTCCTCGTTCCATCTGGCGGTATCGCGGACTGCTTCCCGTCCCCGCCGACGTCGACGACCATGCCAACACCCAGCCCGGCCTGACCCGCCTGATTCGCGCGGACCGCCTCGGTGCCGAACTGGGGCTGAAGAACCTGTGGGTCAAGGACGACACCGGCAACCCCACCCATTCGTTCAAGGACCGTGTGGTCGCCGTGGCCCTGGCGGCCGCCCGGCAGCTGGGCTTCACGGTGTTGGCCTGCCCCTCCACCGGCAACCTCGCCAACGCCGTCGCCGCGGCGGCGGCCCGAGCCGGCTGGCGCTCGGTCGTGCTGATCCCCTCCTCGCTGGAACGGGCGAAGGTGCTGACCACCGCCGTCTACGACGGGGCGCTCATCGCCGTGGACGGCAACTACGATGACGTGAACCGCCTGGCCACCGAGCTGGCCGCCGAACACGAGGACTGGGCGTTCGTCAACGTCAACGTGCGGCCGTATTACGCCGAGGGGTCGAAGACACTCGCCTTCGAGGTCGCCGAGCAGCTCGGTTGGCGCCTGCCCGAACAGATCGTCGTGCCGATCGCCTCAGGGGCGCAGCTCACCAAGGTCGACAAGGGCTTCCAGGAACTGGGCACGCTGGGTCTGGTCGAGCCGACGCCATACCGCGTCTTCGGTGCTCAGGCGACCGGCTGCTCCCCCGTGTCGACCGCGTTTCGATCGGGCGGCGATGTGGTGCACCCCGTGCGGCCGGACACGATCGCTCGCTCGTTGGCGATCGGGGCGCCTGCTGACGGCCCGTACGTACTGGACGCGGTGCGACGAACGGGCGGAGCGATCGACGACGTCAGTGATGACGAGGTGGTGGCAGGCATTCGCCTGTTGGCCCGGACCGAGGGCGTCTTCACCGAGACCGCGGGCGGCGTGACCGTGGCCACGACGAAGAAGCTCGTCGAGGCGGGCAAGCTCGACCCGGAGGCCGAGACAGTCCTCCTGATCACCGGCGACGGGCTCAAGACACTCGACGCGGTCGCGGACCATGTCGGCCCCAAGGCCACGGTGCCGCCCTCCTCGAAGGCAGTGCACGAGGCGCTCGGATACTGA
- the holA gene encoding DNA polymerase III subunit delta, with the protein MNTRVAQPAPVQLVLGEEELLVERAVRAASEAAKQTDPMTETVRVKAAELTLPRFTELVSPSLFGEGRVVVVDAAQDTGQELAEAMIAYRPQPEDGIVLVIVHSGGGRAKAAKQLPATLRKAGVAVQECGKITRAAEREGFVRNEVRQAGGRIDPGGVSALVETIGSDLRELAAAATQLVADTEGPIDEATVRRYHRGRAEVTGFAVAEKAVTGDRAGALEALRWALALGVPAVLVADALADAVRSIALVRGARNGDPFQLAGELGMPPWKIKKVRTQVRGWEESGLAEAMRLVARLNGEVKGQAADASYALERAVFGIIEARARH; encoded by the coding sequence GTGAACACGCGAGTCGCCCAGCCTGCTCCGGTTCAGCTCGTCCTCGGCGAGGAGGAGCTGCTCGTCGAGCGTGCGGTGCGGGCGGCGTCCGAGGCAGCCAAGCAGACCGATCCGATGACCGAGACGGTGCGGGTCAAGGCTGCCGAGCTGACCCTTCCCCGGTTCACGGAGCTGGTGAGCCCGTCGCTGTTCGGGGAGGGTCGGGTGGTCGTCGTGGACGCGGCACAGGACACCGGCCAGGAGCTCGCGGAGGCGATGATCGCGTATCGCCCGCAGCCCGAGGACGGGATCGTGCTGGTGATCGTCCATTCAGGCGGCGGCCGCGCCAAGGCGGCGAAGCAGCTTCCTGCCACCCTGCGGAAGGCGGGCGTGGCCGTCCAGGAGTGCGGCAAGATCACCAGGGCGGCCGAGCGGGAGGGTTTCGTCCGCAACGAGGTCCGTCAGGCAGGCGGGCGTATCGATCCCGGCGGCGTCTCCGCGCTGGTCGAGACGATCGGATCCGATCTTCGGGAGCTTGCCGCGGCCGCCACCCAGCTCGTCGCCGACACCGAGGGACCGATCGATGAGGCGACGGTGCGTCGGTACCACCGTGGCCGGGCCGAGGTGACGGGGTTCGCGGTGGCGGAGAAGGCCGTGACCGGGGATCGAGCAGGTGCGCTGGAAGCACTGCGGTGGGCGTTGGCGCTGGGCGTGCCCGCCGTCCTCGTCGCCGACGCCTTGGCCGACGCCGTGCGCAGCATCGCGTTGGTACGCGGAGCCCGCAACGGAGACCCGTTCCAACTCGCGGGGGAGCTGGGCATGCCTCCGTGGAAGATCAAGAAGGTGCGTACCCAGGTTCGCGGCTGGGAGGAGTCCGGGCTCGCCGAGGCGATGCGCCTGGTCGCTCGGCTCAACGGGGAGGTCAAAGGGCAGGCGGCCGACGCGAGCTATGCACTGGAGCGTGCGGTGTTCGGCATCATCGAGGCGCGGGCCCGCCACTGA
- the rpsT gene encoding 30S ribosomal protein S20 gives MANIKSQVKRIRTNEKARLRNKSVKSSVKTAIRKFREAADAGEKDKAIALSREACRKLDKAASKGVIHANQAANKKSAIAQRANKL, from the coding sequence GTGGCGAACATCAAGTCACAGGTCAAGCGGATCAGGACCAACGAGAAGGCCCGGCTGCGGAACAAGTCGGTGAAGTCCTCGGTCAAGACCGCGATCCGCAAGTTCCGCGAGGCCGCCGACGCCGGTGAGAAGGACAAGGCCATCGCGCTGAGCCGCGAGGCCTGCCGCAAGCTGGACAAGGCTGCCAGCAAGGGCGTCATCCACGCCAACCAGGCCGCGAACAAGAAGTCGGCCATCGCGCAGCGCGCGAACAAGCTCTGA
- a CDS encoding sulfite exporter TauE/SafE family protein gives MFTPLDWPGFADVSPAALLFLCVAAFAAGAVDAIVGGGGLIQLPALLLVMPGGDTLFSLATSKVAAFAGTASAVPTYARRTRIDWWIAVPMALIAFVGAVGGAVFANLLPGRMLNGVVLFALVVVGIYTWRKPSLGSVETPRFGRRAQIVLAGLGGLAIGFWDGLAGPGTGSFLVFLLVGLLGFAFLHASATAKLVNTATNVGALCYFIPAGKVLWGLGLVMAVCNVAGSVAGALLATSRGSVFVRKVFLSVVAAMAVTLGARLFLGT, from the coding sequence GTGTTCACCCCCCTCGACTGGCCTGGCTTCGCCGACGTGTCGCCGGCCGCGCTGCTGTTCCTCTGCGTCGCCGCGTTCGCGGCGGGTGCCGTCGATGCCATCGTGGGCGGTGGGGGGCTCATTCAGCTGCCCGCCCTGCTGTTGGTCATGCCGGGCGGGGACACCCTCTTCAGCCTTGCTACGAGCAAGGTCGCGGCGTTCGCGGGCACGGCGTCCGCGGTGCCGACCTATGCCCGGCGGACCCGTATCGACTGGTGGATCGCCGTGCCGATGGCCTTGATCGCCTTCGTCGGTGCGGTCGGGGGCGCCGTCTTCGCCAATCTGCTGCCCGGTCGAATGCTGAACGGGGTGGTGCTGTTCGCCCTGGTCGTGGTCGGGATCTACACCTGGCGCAAGCCGTCGCTCGGATCGGTGGAGACGCCCCGCTTCGGCCGGCGCGCGCAGATCGTGCTGGCGGGCCTCGGCGGGTTGGCGATCGGTTTCTGGGATGGGCTGGCCGGCCCCGGCACCGGCTCCTTTCTGGTGTTCCTGCTGGTCGGCCTGCTCGGCTTCGCGTTCTTACACGCCTCGGCGACGGCCAAACTGGTCAACACCGCCACCAATGTGGGCGCACTCTGTTACTTCATCCCGGCGGGCAAGGTCCTGTGGGGCCTGGGGCTCGTGATGGCGGTGTGCAACGTCGCGGGCAGCGTCGCGGGCGCACTGCTGGCGACCAGCAGGGGTTCGGTGTTCGTCCGGAAGGTCTTCCTGTCCGTGGTCGCCGCGATGGCGGTGACCCTCGGCGCACGCCTGTTTCTCGGTACCTGA
- a CDS encoding 3-deoxy-7-phosphoheptulonate synthase, whose amino-acid sequence MTLTLPSDSDLIRDRHIAEVRPLVSPALLRDELPLSERAAQVVTTGRDEVIDVLTGRDDRLLVVVGPCSVHDPDAALTYARRLATLAESVRADLRIVMRVYFEKPRTTLGWKGLINDPDLDGSFQVNKGLRLARRLLLDILELGLPVGCEFLDPITPQYIADTVSWGSIGARTAQSQVHRQLSSGLSMPIGIKNATDGDVQVAVDAIRAAASSHVFTGITDGGLAAILRTTGNPDCHVVLRGSSAGPNHDAESVAATMALLDKAGLPARTVIDASHGNSGKDHRRQPVVAAEVASRLAAGESGVVGVMLESFLLAGRQDLSPGRELEYGQSITDACMDWETTESTLRGLAAAIAERRSDRRG is encoded by the coding sequence GTGACCCTCACTCTTCCTTCCGACTCCGACCTCATTCGAGATCGCCACATCGCCGAGGTCCGGCCGCTGGTCTCCCCCGCACTGCTGCGCGACGAACTGCCGCTGAGCGAGCGAGCCGCCCAGGTGGTCACCACAGGCCGTGACGAGGTGATCGACGTCCTCACCGGCCGCGACGACCGTCTCCTCGTCGTCGTAGGGCCGTGCTCGGTACACGACCCCGACGCGGCGCTGACCTACGCACGTCGACTCGCGACGCTCGCAGAGTCGGTGCGTGCGGACCTGCGCATCGTGATGCGGGTCTACTTCGAGAAGCCACGAACCACCCTGGGATGGAAGGGTCTGATCAACGACCCCGACCTGGACGGCAGCTTCCAGGTGAACAAGGGGCTGCGGCTGGCCCGCCGCCTACTGCTGGACATCCTCGAACTCGGGCTGCCCGTCGGCTGCGAGTTCCTCGACCCGATCACTCCGCAGTACATCGCCGACACCGTGAGCTGGGGTTCGATCGGCGCGCGAACCGCGCAGAGCCAGGTGCATCGCCAGCTCTCCAGCGGCCTGTCGATGCCCATCGGGATCAAGAACGCCACCGACGGGGACGTCCAGGTCGCGGTCGACGCCATCCGAGCGGCCGCATCCAGCCACGTCTTCACCGGCATCACCGACGGCGGCCTGGCCGCCATCCTCCGCACCACGGGCAACCCCGACTGCCACGTGGTGCTGCGCGGCAGCTCCGCGGGGCCCAATCACGACGCGGAGTCCGTCGCCGCCACGATGGCGCTGCTGGACAAGGCAGGCCTGCCCGCTCGCACCGTCATCGACGCCAGCCACGGCAACAGTGGGAAGGACCACCGCAGGCAGCCGGTGGTCGCGGCAGAGGTGGCCTCGCGCCTCGCGGCGGGTGAGAGCGGGGTCGTCGGCGTGATGCTGGAGAGCTTCCTGCTGGCCGGGCGGCAGGACCTCAGCCCAGGGCGGGAACTGGAATACGGTCAGAGCATCACCGACGCCTGCATGGACTGGGAGACGACCGAGTCGACGCTCCGGGGGCTCGCCGCTGCCATCGCCGAACGCCGGTCGGACCGACGCGGGTAG
- a CDS encoding SPFH domain-containing protein: protein MTNTTSAVDQVAMPAPSVREQRAFVLPGGLMALLGIILLGGGVAVGLAGIGDQNGLFIGTAVGLLLIGFFVLAGLIMVQPREARVIQFLGRYTGTVRQDGLRWVNPLTSRTKVSTRIRNHETTVLKVNDAGGSPIEIAAVVVWHVEDSARAMFEVDSFVRFVQTQTETAVRHIATSYPYDSDDPTSTSLRENAEDITEQLSTEIGVRVESAGVRVIESRLTHLAYAPEIAQAMLQRQQAGAVVAARTRIVEGAVGMVEMALDKIAEQGVVELDEERKAAMVSNLLVVLCGDRSTQPVVNTGSLYH from the coding sequence ATGACCAACACGACCTCGGCCGTCGATCAGGTGGCCATGCCCGCACCGTCGGTTCGCGAGCAACGTGCCTTCGTGCTGCCGGGCGGACTCATGGCACTGCTCGGCATCATCCTCCTCGGCGGAGGCGTCGCCGTGGGCCTCGCGGGCATCGGCGACCAGAACGGCCTGTTCATCGGAACCGCCGTCGGGCTGCTGCTCATCGGGTTCTTCGTACTCGCCGGGCTGATCATGGTGCAGCCGCGTGAAGCGAGAGTGATCCAGTTCCTCGGCCGCTACACCGGGACCGTCCGCCAGGACGGGCTGCGCTGGGTCAACCCTCTCACCAGCCGCACCAAGGTCTCGACCCGGATCCGCAACCACGAGACCACGGTCCTCAAGGTCAACGACGCCGGCGGCAGCCCCATCGAGATCGCCGCCGTGGTCGTCTGGCACGTGGAGGACTCGGCGCGGGCCATGTTCGAGGTCGACAGCTTCGTCCGCTTCGTTCAGACCCAGACCGAGACCGCCGTTCGACACATCGCGACCAGCTACCCCTACGACAGCGACGACCCGACCAGCACGTCGCTGCGGGAGAACGCCGAGGACATCACCGAGCAGCTGTCGACCGAGATCGGCGTCCGTGTCGAGTCGGCAGGTGTCCGCGTGATCGAATCCCGCCTCACCCATCTCGCCTACGCCCCGGAGATCGCGCAGGCCATGCTGCAGCGCCAGCAGGCAGGCGCCGTGGTGGCCGCACGCACTCGCATCGTCGAAGGCGCCGTCGGCATGGTGGAGATGGCGTTGGACAAGATCGCCGAGCAGGGAGTCGTCGAACTCGACGAGGAACGGAAGGCAGCCATGGTCAGCAATCTCCTCGTGGTCCTGTGCGGCGACCGGTCCACCCAACCGGTGGTCAACACGGGCTCGCTCTACCACTGA
- a CDS encoding VOC family protein translates to MEVLSGRVLVRPVDRVRTVAFYRDTLGLAVHREFAVGTVFFLGSGFLEVSGEGGGGASPDQSLWLQVRDLAATLRELRGAGLEIKRDARREPWGLDEAWIEDPDGMRIVLVEIPADHPLRRDVRTSEQLRG, encoded by the coding sequence ATGGAGGTCTTGAGCGGTCGAGTCCTGGTGCGGCCGGTGGACCGCGTCCGCACCGTCGCCTTCTACCGCGACACTCTCGGACTGGCGGTCCATCGCGAGTTCGCCGTGGGCACCGTCTTCTTCCTCGGCTCCGGCTTCCTCGAGGTCTCGGGAGAGGGCGGTGGGGGCGCGAGCCCCGATCAGTCGTTGTGGTTGCAGGTCCGGGACCTCGCGGCGACGCTGCGGGAACTGCGCGGCGCCGGACTGGAGATCAAGCGGGATGCTCGCCGTGAGCCGTGGGGTCTTGACGAAGCCTGGATCGAGGACCCGGACGGGATGCGGATCGTCTTGGTCGAGATCCCGGCCGATCATCCGCTGCGTCGGGATGTCCGGACGTCGGAGCAGCTTCGAGGCTGA
- a CDS encoding sigma-70 family RNA polymerase sigma factor produces the protein MTIPQTIPTAEAYAEADLDAQGPAADLVRVYLNGIGRTALLTAQQEVDLAKRIEAGVFAQHMLDTAKRLSPARRTDLRALVRDGHRAKNHLLEANLRLVVSLAKRYTGRGMPLLDLIQEGNLGLIRAVEKFDYTKGFKFSTYATWWIRQAITRGMADQGRTIRLPVHLVEQVNKLARIKRDLHQRLGREATHEELSEESGIPAHKVGDLLDHSRDPVSLDMPVGAEEDAPLGDFIEDSEATDAENSVISGLLQDDLRRVLSTLDDREQHVIRLRYGLDDGQPRTLDQIGRSFGLSRERVRQIEREVMAKLRQGDRAERLRAYAS, from the coding sequence ATGACCATCCCGCAGACCATCCCTACCGCCGAAGCCTACGCCGAGGCCGACCTCGACGCACAGGGCCCTGCCGCCGACCTCGTACGGGTCTACCTCAACGGGATCGGCAGAACTGCGCTGCTCACCGCTCAGCAGGAGGTCGATCTCGCCAAGCGCATCGAGGCGGGCGTCTTCGCCCAGCACATGCTGGACACCGCGAAGCGCCTCTCACCTGCGCGGCGGACCGACCTGCGGGCGCTGGTGCGAGACGGTCACCGGGCGAAGAATCACCTGTTGGAGGCCAACCTCCGGCTGGTCGTCAGCCTCGCCAAGCGCTACACCGGCCGAGGCATGCCGCTGCTCGATCTCATCCAGGAGGGCAACCTCGGCCTGATCCGCGCCGTCGAGAAGTTCGACTACACCAAGGGCTTCAAGTTCTCCACGTACGCGACCTGGTGGATTCGACAGGCGATCACGCGAGGCATGGCCGACCAGGGCCGCACGATCCGACTCCCGGTCCACCTCGTCGAACAGGTGAACAAGCTGGCGAGGATCAAGCGCGACCTGCATCAACGTCTCGGGCGCGAGGCTACGCACGAGGAGCTGAGCGAGGAGTCCGGCATCCCCGCGCACAAGGTCGGCGACCTGCTCGACCACTCGCGCGATCCGGTGAGCCTCGACATGCCGGTCGGAGCCGAGGAGGACGCGCCGCTCGGCGACTTCATCGAGGACTCGGAGGCCACCGACGCGGAGAACTCGGTCATCTCCGGGCTTCTTCAGGACGACCTCCGCCGGGTCCTGAGCACCCTGGACGACCGTGAACAGCACGTGATCCGGCTCCGCTACGGGCTCGATGACGGTCAGCCGCGCACGCTCGACCAGATCGGCCGCAGTTTCGGCCTCTCGAGGGAGCGGGTTCGCCAGATCGAGCGCGAGGTGATGGCCAAGCTTCGTCAGGGCGACCGAGCTGAGCGGCTGCGCGCCTACGCGAGCTGA
- the dtd gene encoding D-aminoacyl-tRNA deacylase: MRAVVSRVTRATVRVDDEIVGDLSEPGLLVLLGVTHTDEISRAVAMAAKLHELRILHGERSCAQAGAPLLVVSQFTLYGDARKGRRPSWSAAARPERARPLVDEVVAELRRRGARVETGRFGAAMSVESVNDGPFTVVVEL, encoded by the coding sequence GTGCGCGCGGTGGTGTCGCGAGTCACCCGAGCGACGGTTCGGGTGGACGACGAGATCGTGGGAGACCTCAGCGAGCCCGGCCTGCTCGTGCTCCTCGGTGTCACCCACACGGATGAGATTTCGCGGGCGGTCGCGATGGCCGCGAAGCTTCATGAGCTTCGAATCCTGCACGGCGAGCGGTCCTGTGCTCAGGCTGGAGCCCCGCTGCTGGTGGTCAGCCAGTTCACCCTCTACGGGGACGCGAGGAAGGGCCGCAGGCCCTCGTGGAGCGCCGCGGCCCGGCCGGAGCGGGCCCGGCCGCTGGTCGACGAGGTCGTCGCTGAACTGCGACGACGAGGCGCCCGGGTGGAGACGGGCCGGTTCGGGGCGGCCATGTCCGTGGAGAGCGTGAACGACGGCCCGTTCACGGTCGTCGTCGAGCTCTAG
- a CDS encoding lysophospholipid acyltransferase family protein, which translates to MLYGLTKKVLAPLLRCVFRPRVEGLENIPATGRVILASNHLSVIDSLIIPLVVPRRVSILAKAEYFEATSVGGRLRKWFLGSLGHIPVRRGDGRAARNALDQAEQVLRDGGAFAIYPEGTRSSDGRMYRGRTGVGRLALSTGAPVVPVALSGTDQMQPIGRRLPRIRPVTVRFGPALDFSRYDGMATSVPIQRSVTDEVVYRIIELSGQEYVDSYHRQADAA; encoded by the coding sequence GTGCTCTACGGGCTGACGAAGAAGGTGCTCGCACCGCTGCTGCGGTGCGTGTTCCGTCCCCGCGTCGAAGGTCTGGAGAACATCCCGGCGACCGGGCGCGTCATCCTGGCCAGCAATCACCTCTCGGTCATCGACAGTCTGATCATCCCCCTGGTGGTCCCGCGTCGCGTCTCGATCCTGGCCAAGGCCGAGTACTTCGAGGCGACGAGCGTGGGCGGCAGGCTGCGCAAGTGGTTCCTCGGCAGCCTCGGCCACATCCCGGTGCGACGCGGCGACGGACGGGCCGCCCGCAACGCCCTGGATCAGGCCGAACAGGTGCTCCGCGACGGCGGCGCCTTCGCGATCTACCCCGAGGGCACCCGGTCGAGTGACGGCAGGATGTATCGCGGTCGCACCGGGGTGGGACGTCTGGCCCTGAGCACGGGAGCCCCAGTCGTCCCCGTCGCGCTGAGCGGCACCGATCAGATGCAGCCCATCGGCAGGCGGCTGCCGAGGATCCGTCCCGTCACCGTGCGGTTCGGCCCCGCGCTGGACTTCTCCCGCTACGACGGGATGGCGACATCGGTGCCGATTCAACGCTCGGTGACCGACGAGGTCGTCTACCGGATCATCGAGCTGTCCGGGCAGGAGTACGTGGACAGCTATCACCGGCAGGCCGATGCGGCCTGA
- a CDS encoding DUF3099 domain-containing protein produces the protein MTVSGSDQDDGPILITEAAPSHEVEHARRRRKYSIMMSVRLGCVIAAALSYQIWWLALGFLLLSIPLPWMAVLVANDAPPRKREDVNRFRREARAVERTSHPVIDSAE, from the coding sequence ATGACCGTGAGCGGATCCGACCAGGACGACGGCCCGATTCTGATCACCGAGGCGGCGCCGTCGCACGAGGTCGAGCATGCCAGGAGGCGGCGGAAGTACTCGATCATGATGTCGGTCCGGCTCGGCTGCGTGATCGCCGCGGCGCTGAGTTACCAGATCTGGTGGCTCGCGTTGGGGTTCCTGCTGCTGTCCATTCCGCTGCCGTGGATGGCGGTGCTGGTCGCCAATGACGCCCCGCCGCGCAAACGCGAGGACGTCAACCGCTTCCGCCGGGAGGCCCGGGCGGTGGAGCGCACGAGCCATCCGGTGATCGACTCCGCCGAGTGA